The genomic stretch GAGCCGCACCGCGGACATCTTCAACGGCAAGGTCATCGAACCGACGATCTAGAGGTGCACGATGCGTGACCGCATATCCGAGCTCATCGCGTGGGCGCGGCGCCACCAGAGGCGCCTTGTGCCGCTGGCTGCTTCCGGCCTGGCAGCTGCGCTCGTCGTCGTCCAGTTCAGCCCCCCAAGCAAGCCGGGCTCACCCCCGCGCCAGGTCACCATTCCGAGCGGCAGCTCGCTGGCTGGCGCCGGCGAGGCCCTCGAAGCAAAGCGCATCGTGCGCAATCGCTTCGCCCTCTCGCTGCTCGGGCGCCTGACGGGCACCAGCGACAAGATCCAGCCGGGAACCTATGCCCTCTCGCCCGGCCTGAGCCCCTTCCAGGTGCTCGAGTGCCTGGTCGAGGGACGCGGGCGCCAGGAGCGCCTCACCGTCCCGGAGGGCTTCTCCGCAGGGCGCATCGCCAGGCTGATCGATCAGCGCTCGGCCGGTGACAGCCGGCGCTTCTTGGCCCTGGTCGCCAAGCCCGAGGCTTTCGAGGCGAAGTACCCCTGGCTGAAAGACGTCGGCACCTCCCTCGAAGGCTACCTCTTTCCCGACACCTACCTCTACGAAGGGGACCGCCTCGACGAGCGCCGCCTGATCGACCAGATGCTGGCACGCTTCGAGGCCGTGATCCTCGCGGACTACCGCACCGAAGCGCACCCGATCCTGCCGCTCACCGAGGCGCTGACCCTGGCCTCGATCGTCGAGCTCGAGGCCGCGCGCCCCGAGGAGCGAGCGCTCATCTCGGGGGTCTTCCACAACCGCCTCGCGCGAAGGATGCGCCTGGGCTCGGATCCCACCGTCGAGTACGCGCTCGGTCGGCACCAGGGGAACCGCGGCCTCAGCTTCAAGGACGTGAGGATCGACAGCCCCTACAACACCTACCGGTACGCCGGCCTGCCGCCCGGGCCCATCGCCAACCCGGGGCGCGAGAGCTTTCGCGCCGCGCTGCATCCCGAGAAGACGCCATACCTCTACTTCGTCGCCAAGGGCGACCGCGGCCATGCCTTCACGCGATCCTACGCGGATCACCTTGCGGCTCAGCGCCGCTACAGGCCATGAGCGAGGCACCGGGGCGCGCCACCGATGCTTTGCGCGGGCTCGCCGGAATGGTAGAATCTACGCTCATGAGCACCCGTACGAACTTACTTCGACCGGACCTGTGGGTCGGATCCGTCACCGAGATCTCGGCGACGGATCTCAAGGACCGCGGGATCCGAGGCCTGATTCTCGATCTCGACGAGACGCTGGTCTCGGCCTTCGAGCATACCCCCCCGCCCGAGATTCACGCCTGGGTCCAGGAGATGAAGGCCTCCTTCTCCCTGTACATCCTCTCAAACAACCCGAGCGCCAAGCGCGTGCAGGTCGTCGCCGATCGGCTCGAGATCCCATGCGCATGCCGGGCCGCAAAGCCACGCCGCAAGGGCTTCCGGGCGGCCCTGGCCGAAATGGGCATCCGAGCGGATCAGGCCGCCATCATCGGCGACCAGCTCTTCACCGACATCCTCGGCGGCAACCGCCTTGGCGCCATGACCATCCTCGCCACCCCCATCGCCCCCGAGCACAAGCCCTTGCGCAAGCTCATGCGCCTGGTCGAGGGGATGTTCATCCGCGAGGCCGACACCATCCGTGAGAAGTTGCACCCCGACCACCTGAAGGAGACCCCGTGACCGAAACGCTGATTGCCGCCCCCAAGTTGCCCGCCGTCGACCTGGGCGCGCCGCCCGAGCTCGGTATCGTCCTGGGGTCCGGCATCGTGGTCCTCGAGGACCTCGAGGACCAGATCGACATCCCCTACGACCGGATCGAGGGCCTCCCCGAGATCACCGTCGCCGGCCACGCGGGCGTGCTCACCATCGGCACCATCCCCGGCGGGGCGCGCGTGGCCATCGCCCGCGGCCGCTTCCACCTCTACGAGGGGCACTCCGTCGATGCCGCGACCAGCATCGTGCGCCTGTACGAGGCCATGGGGATCCGCAAGATCATCCTCACCAACGCCGCGGGCGGCCTCTGCGGCGACTGGCTGCCCGGCGATCTCATGCTGATCAGGGACCAGGTGAGCCTGCTCGACGGCTTCCAGGCCGGAATGAGCGCCCGTACCGTCCCCTCGTTCGGCGCCACCCCGGCCTACGACCCCGAGTGGACGGCCAAGATGGCCGCCTGGGGCAAGACGCAGGCCTTCAACCTGCGCGAGGGGGTCTACGCGGGCCTTCTGGGCCCCAACTACGAGACCCCGGCGGAGATCCTCTGGCTGCAGCGCATCGGCACCCAGGCCGTCGGCATGTCCACCGTGCTCGAGGCCGCCTACGCCAGCTCGCGCGGCATCCGGGTGCTCGGGATCTCCTGCATCACCAACATCGCCGTGACGGCCGAGGCCCAGGCGGCCACCTCGCACGGC from Pantanalinema sp. encodes the following:
- the mltG gene encoding endolytic transglycosylase MltG codes for the protein MRDRISELIAWARRHQRRLVPLAASGLAAALVVVQFSPPSKPGSPPRQVTIPSGSSLAGAGEALEAKRIVRNRFALSLLGRLTGTSDKIQPGTYALSPGLSPFQVLECLVEGRGRQERLTVPEGFSAGRIARLIDQRSAGDSRRFLALVAKPEAFEAKYPWLKDVGTSLEGYLFPDTYLYEGDRLDERRLIDQMLARFEAVILADYRTEAHPILPLTEALTLASIVELEAARPEERALISGVFHNRLARRMRLGSDPTVEYALGRHQGNRGLSFKDVRIDSPYNTYRYAGLPPGPIANPGRESFRAALHPEKTPYLYFVAKGDRGHAFTRSYADHLAAQRRYRP
- a CDS encoding YqeG family HAD IIIA-type phosphatase gives rise to the protein MSTRTNLLRPDLWVGSVTEISATDLKDRGIRGLILDLDETLVSAFEHTPPPEIHAWVQEMKASFSLYILSNNPSAKRVQVVADRLEIPCACRAAKPRRKGFRAALAEMGIRADQAAIIGDQLFTDILGGNRLGAMTILATPIAPEHKPLRKLMRLVEGMFIREADTIREKLHPDHLKETP
- a CDS encoding purine-nucleoside phosphorylase, encoding MTETLIAAPKLPAVDLGAPPELGIVLGSGIVVLEDLEDQIDIPYDRIEGLPEITVAGHAGVLTIGTIPGGARVAIARGRFHLYEGHSVDAATSIVRLYEAMGIRKIILTNAAGGLCGDWLPGDLMLIRDQVSLLDGFQAGMSARTVPSFGATPAYDPEWTAKMAAWGKTQAFNLREGVYAGLLGPNYETPAEILWLQRIGTQAVGMSTVLEAAYASSRGIRVLGISCITNIAVTAEAQAATSHGEVVDVAKMASEAMNLALRAACTLA